The following are from one region of the Ananas comosus cultivar F153 linkage group 20, ASM154086v1, whole genome shotgun sequence genome:
- the LOC109725818 gene encoding protein ELF4-LIKE 4-like isoform X1 produces MEKEKEEATFASGFANEEEAARAALVSKFASECRVSGGWGKRLARAVKSGLEEAWDLLDENRALINELDHNRDSETGDDLALNIALLGELNENMHRAADLYAGLSAALAAAAARKTKARKAKEAGSESTARPE; encoded by the coding sequence atggagaaggagaaggaggaggcaACTTTCGCCTCGGGATTCGCGAATGAGGAGGAGGCGGCCCGCGCGGCGCTCGTCTCGAAATTCGCGAGCGAGTGTCGCGTGAGCGGCGGATGGGGCAAACGACTCGCAAGGGCGGTGAAGAGCGGGCTAGAGGAGGCCTGGGACCTACTGGACGAGAATCGGGCCCTGATCAACGAGCTGGACCACAATCGGGACTCCGAGACCGGGGACGATCTCGCCCTCAACATCGCCCTCCTCGGTGAGCTCAATGAGAACATGCATCGCGCCGCAGACCTCTACGCCGGCCtctccgccgccctcgccgccgccgccgcgcgaaAAACGAAGGCGCGGAAGGCGAAAGAAGCCGGCAGTGAGAGTACTGCCCGGCCTGAATAA
- the LOC109725818 gene encoding protein ELF4-LIKE 4-like isoform X2: MEKEKEEATFASGFANEEEAARAALVSKFASECRVSGGWGKRLARAVKSGLEEAWDLLDENRALINELDHNRDSETGDDLALNIALLGELNENMHRAADLYAGLSAALAAAAARKTKARKAKEAGSESTARPE; encoded by the exons atggagaaggagaaggaggaggcaACTTTCGCCTCGGGATTCGCGAATGAGGAGGAGGCGGCCCGCGCGGCGCTCGTCTCGAAATTCGCGAGCGAGTGTCGCGTGAGCGGCGGATGGGGCAAACGACTCGCAAGGGCGGTGAAGAGCGGGCTAGAGGAGGCCTGGGACCTACTGGACGAGAATCGGGCCCTGATCAACGAGCTGGACCACAATCGGGACTCCGAGACCGGGGACGATCTCGCCCTCAACATCGCCCTCCTCGGTGAGCTCAATGAGAACATGCATCGCGCCGCAGACCTCTACGCCGGCCtctccgccgccctcgccgccgccgccgcgcgaaAAACGAAG GCGCGGAAGGCGAAAGAAGCCGGCAGTGAGAGTACTGCCCGGCCTGAATAA
- the LOC109725818 gene encoding protein ELF4-LIKE 3-like isoform X3, whose product MEKEKEEATFASGFANEEEAARAALVSKFASECRVSGGWGKRLARAVKSGLEEAWDLLDENRALINELDHNRDSETGDDLALNIALLGELNENMHRAADLYAGLSAALAAAAARKTKARKAKEAGSESARPE is encoded by the exons atggagaaggagaaggaggaggcaACTTTCGCCTCGGGATTCGCGAATGAGGAGGAGGCGGCCCGCGCGGCGCTCGTCTCGAAATTCGCGAGCGAGTGTCGCGTGAGCGGCGGATGGGGCAAACGACTCGCAAGGGCGGTGAAGAGCGGGCTAGAGGAGGCCTGGGACCTACTGGACGAGAATCGGGCCCTGATCAACGAGCTGGACCACAATCGGGACTCCGAGACCGGGGACGATCTCGCCCTCAACATCGCCCTCCTCGGTGAGCTCAATGAGAACATGCATCGCGCCGCAGACCTCTACGCCGGCCtctccgccgccctcgccgccgccgccgcgcgaaAAACGAAGGCGCGGAAGGCGAAAGAAGCCGGCAGTGAGAGT GCCCGGCCTGAATAA